A window of the Thiomicrospira microaerophila genome harbors these coding sequences:
- the nuoN gene encoding NADH-quinone oxidoreductase subunit NuoN, with amino-acid sequence MNFVIPDFAPAIPEIVLLALASFILIADTFWSERYKHATYYATQLSLVIVGLLILFSFTSETTVTFHESFARDAFADVLKIFIVIVSIGVFLFSKEYLTNNDFYKGEFFTLGLFAILGMFVMVSAYNFITLFVGLEIMSLAMYAMIAMQRDSSRATEAAMKYFVLGALATGLLLYGLSMIYGATGSLTIPEVKAVIEAGKANSTVLAFGVVFIVIGLGFKLGAVPFHMWVPDVYQGSPTPVTLFIASAPKIAAFAIVYRLLVDGMPGLVVDWQQLLIIMSILSMVVGTVIALAQTDFKRLLAYSGIAHIGFLLLGFIAATPEGYSAAMFYVLVYAITSVAAFGMILALSRKGLEFDQIKDFAGLNQRNPWLAAMMLIIMFSMAGVPPFIGFYAKLVVLEEVIAAGFVWLAIIGVVTAIAGAFYYLRVIKVMYFDAPEDANDIAPTTREMSVAVSVYSLSLLVLGLMPAWLMAVAYNSLLI; translated from the coding sequence ATGAATTTTGTTATTCCTGATTTTGCCCCGGCTATTCCTGAAATAGTGTTGTTAGCTTTGGCCTCATTTATCTTGATTGCAGATACGTTTTGGTCTGAGCGGTATAAACATGCTACCTATTACGCTACTCAATTGAGCTTGGTGATTGTAGGATTATTAATCCTGTTTAGCTTTACATCAGAAACAACAGTCACTTTCCATGAAAGCTTTGCACGTGATGCCTTTGCTGATGTGCTAAAAATATTTATTGTAATTGTTTCTATTGGCGTATTTTTGTTTTCTAAAGAATATTTAACCAATAATGATTTTTATAAGGGAGAATTTTTTACACTCGGTTTATTCGCTATTTTGGGTATGTTTGTTATGGTTTCGGCCTATAACTTTATCACTTTGTTCGTTGGCCTGGAGATAATGTCACTTGCAATGTATGCGATGATTGCCATGCAGCGCGACTCTTCAAGAGCAACCGAAGCTGCGATGAAATATTTTGTACTAGGTGCACTAGCCACTGGTTTGTTGCTCTACGGTCTTTCAATGATCTATGGTGCTACAGGCAGCTTAACTATTCCAGAAGTTAAAGCAGTCATCGAAGCAGGCAAGGCTAATTCAACAGTGTTGGCTTTTGGTGTTGTATTTATTGTTATTGGTCTTGGCTTCAAACTGGGCGCAGTTCCGTTTCACATGTGGGTGCCTGATGTATATCAAGGTTCACCAACACCTGTAACTTTATTTATTGCTTCAGCTCCAAAAATTGCTGCTTTTGCAATTGTTTATCGTCTTTTAGTTGATGGAATGCCAGGCCTAGTTGTTGACTGGCAACAGTTGTTAATTATTATGTCGATTTTATCAATGGTGGTCGGTACAGTTATTGCATTAGCACAGACTGATTTCAAGCGTCTTTTAGCCTATTCTGGTATAGCACATATTGGTTTTTTATTGCTTGGATTTATTGCTGCAACACCGGAAGGCTACTCTGCAGCGATGTTTTATGTATTGGTATATGCCATCACCAGTGTTGCGGCTTTCGGCATGATTTTAGCCTTGAGTCGTAAAGGTTTAGAATTTGACCAAATAAAGGATTTTGCAGGTTTAAACCAGCGTAATCCTTGGTTAGCCGCTATGATGTTAATCATAATGTTTTCGATGGCGGGTGTTCCTCCGTTTATTGGCTTCTATGCGAAGTTGGTAGTTCTTGAGGAAGTGATTGCAGCAGGTTTTGTTTGGTTAGCCATTATTGGTGTTGTTACTGCAATAGCAGGTGCATTCTATTATTTGCGCGTTATTAAGGTTATGTATTTTGATGCGCCTGAAGACGCAAATGATATTGCTCCTACAACCCGTGAAATGTCTGTAGCTGTTTCTGTCTATTCGTTATCATTATTAGTGCTAGGGTTGATGCCAGCATGGTTAATGGCGGTAGCTTACAATAGTTTATTAATTTAG
- the nuoL gene encoding NADH-quinone oxidoreductase subunit L, with protein MSNLHLILTIIMLAPLFGAAAAGLFGRQIGRKGAHSVTIGSVALSTILSVYVFYQYIFNGADTYNAALYTWMVSDGIRFEIGFLIDSLTATMMLVVTFVSLMVHIYTIGYMDHDEDYDHDNPYYQRFFSYLSLFTFSMLSLVMANNFLQLFFGWEAVGLVSYLLIGFYMKRESAVTANLKAFLVNRVGDFGFILGIAMVFVYFGTMDYQEFFDKLSEHEHTMISFIPGVEWSVITVMVILLFIGAMGKSAQMPLHVWLPESMEGPTPISALIHAATMVTAGIFMVARLSPAYEMSEAALQFILVVGALTAFMMGLLGIIQNDIKRVVAYSTLSQLGYMTAALGASAYAASMFHVLTHAFFKALLFLAAGSVIIAMHHIQDIRQMGGLKKHMPITYWALLLGSLALIGFPGFAGFFSKDSILLAVGESDIAGSSFAYTLLLMGVFVTAFYSFRMFFLVFHGEESEYVKSHKIHESPKVVTIPLILLAIPSVFLGLFMIQPILSGSYFSDAIHVLPEQDVLAAVYDKYYDGIVGFILHGFMSVPVWLAFAGVALAWFFYMKRPDIPAWISSKCTRGNYVLQNAYGFDRLNDIVFVNGSIRLGHFLWKSVDMRVIDTGIVNGTVNKVASLAKMMRESQTGYMYHYAFVMIFGLLGLLIWALW; from the coding sequence ATGAGCAATTTACATTTAATTCTTACCATTATTATGTTAGCTCCACTTTTTGGCGCTGCGGCTGCGGGTTTATTTGGACGACAAATCGGTCGTAAAGGCGCGCATAGTGTTACGATTGGTAGCGTTGCATTGTCTACCATTTTATCTGTTTATGTATTTTATCAATACATCTTCAATGGTGCGGATACCTACAATGCAGCTCTATATACTTGGATGGTAAGTGATGGTATTCGCTTTGAAATTGGGTTTTTGATAGACAGTTTAACGGCTACGATGATGCTCGTAGTTACCTTTGTGTCGCTTATGGTGCATATTTATACCATTGGTTATATGGATCATGATGAAGACTATGATCACGACAATCCTTACTATCAACGTTTCTTTAGCTATCTTTCATTATTTACCTTCTCAATGTTGTCATTGGTTATGGCTAACAACTTCTTACAGTTGTTCTTCGGATGGGAAGCGGTAGGTTTAGTATCTTACTTACTGATTGGTTTCTATATGAAACGTGAGTCAGCTGTGACGGCAAATTTAAAAGCATTCCTTGTTAACCGAGTCGGTGATTTTGGCTTTATCTTAGGTATTGCTATGGTGTTTGTGTATTTCGGTACGATGGACTACCAGGAATTCTTTGATAAGTTATCTGAGCACGAGCACACCATGATTTCATTTATTCCAGGTGTAGAGTGGTCGGTGATCACAGTGATGGTTATCCTTCTTTTCATTGGTGCGATGGGTAAATCAGCTCAGATGCCGCTTCATGTTTGGTTACCTGAGTCAATGGAAGGTCCAACACCGATTTCTGCATTAATCCATGCTGCGACAATGGTTACAGCAGGCATTTTCATGGTTGCACGTTTATCTCCTGCTTACGAAATGTCTGAAGCTGCATTACAATTTATTCTCGTTGTGGGTGCCTTGACTGCGTTCATGATGGGCTTGTTGGGCATTATTCAAAATGATATTAAACGTGTTGTCGCTTATTCAACTTTATCGCAGTTAGGTTACATGACTGCTGCCTTGGGTGCATCTGCCTATGCAGCTAGTATGTTCCATGTGTTAACACATGCATTCTTTAAAGCGCTTTTGTTCTTAGCAGCAGGTTCCGTTATTATAGCTATGCACCATATCCAGGATATACGCCAAATGGGTGGCCTTAAAAAGCATATGCCAATAACCTATTGGGCGCTGTTATTGGGATCACTTGCTTTAATTGGCTTCCCAGGCTTCGCCGGATTCTTCTCTAAGGATTCAATATTACTTGCAGTCGGTGAAAGTGATATAGCTGGATCAAGCTTTGCCTATACATTACTGTTGATGGGTGTTTTTGTTACGGCATTCTATAGCTTCCGTATGTTCTTCTTGGTCTTTCATGGAGAAGAAAGCGAGTATGTTAAGTCACATAAAATACATGAGTCACCAAAGGTTGTTACGATTCCGCTAATTTTGTTAGCGATTCCGTCTGTGTTTTTAGGCCTGTTTATGATCCAACCTATTCTTTCAGGTAGTTATTTCTCTGATGCAATCCATGTGTTACCTGAGCAGGATGTATTAGCAGCTGTCTATGACAAGTATTACGATGGTATAGTTGGTTTTATTTTGCATGGCTTTATGTCTGTGCCGGTATGGCTTGCTTTTGCGGGTGTCGCTTTGGCTTGGTTCTTTTATATGAAGCGTCCTGATATTCCAGCGTGGATTAGCAGTAAATGCACAAGAGGTAACTATGTCCTACAAAATGCCTATGGATTTGATCGCCTAAATGACATTGTTTTTGTAAATGGTTCGATTCGCCTAGGTCATTTCTTGTGGAAGTCGGTTGATATGCGTGTAATAGATACAGGTATTGTTAACGGCACAGTTAATAAGGTTGCATCTTTAGCCAAAATGATGCGTGAATCTCAAACTGGGTATATGTATCACTATGCCTTCGTGATGATTTTTGGACTCTTGGGCTTACTCATCTGGGCGCTTTGGTAA
- a CDS encoding NADH-quinone oxidoreductase subunit M yields the protein MSLGYPILSTLIWLPIIVGFIVLFAGRNNPAFAKWFSLGGAILTFVLSLPLYFAFDTTTSAMQFVERLSWIPQYNIEYFLGVDGLSMPLILLTTFTQILVIASAWSVIKVRVEQYMGAFMIMQGLMIGVFAALDSILFYVFWEALLIPMFIVIGVWGGPKRVYATIKFFLYTFLGSVFMLVAFLYMYFQSGSFSILDFHSMPIGMTAQILIFLAFLIAFAVKIPMFPVHTWLPDAHVEAPTAGSVVLAAIMLKMGGYGFVRFSLPITPDAAMTLDLLVIVLSLIAIVYIGFIALIQSDMKKLVAYSSIAHMGFVTLGMFVVYAIVRETGSVEGAALGMEGAMVQMISHGFISGAMFLAIGVLYDRMHTREIGAYGGVVNTMPWFGFFAVLFAMANAGLPGTSGFVGEFMVILSAFKANVWWGILAATTLIVGAAYTLWMIKRVFFGQVANDNVAKLQDLNRREFIIMSILAFVIVLLGVWPNPLLEVMHASVDNLLIQATTSKLY from the coding sequence ATGTCTTTAGGCTATCCAATACTTAGTACATTGATTTGGTTACCGATCATCGTTGGTTTTATTGTGCTGTTTGCTGGGCGCAATAATCCTGCGTTTGCCAAGTGGTTTTCACTCGGTGGTGCGATTTTAACATTCGTACTGTCGCTACCACTTTATTTTGCATTCGATACGACTACTTCAGCGATGCAGTTTGTCGAGCGTTTAAGCTGGATTCCTCAATACAACATAGAATATTTCTTAGGTGTTGATGGTCTTTCTATGCCACTTATTTTGTTAACTACCTTTACTCAGATACTAGTCATTGCTTCTGCCTGGTCTGTGATAAAAGTGCGAGTAGAACAATATATGGGCGCGTTTATGATAATGCAGGGTTTGATGATTGGCGTGTTTGCTGCGCTTGATTCAATCTTGTTTTATGTATTTTGGGAAGCTCTGTTGATCCCAATGTTTATTGTTATTGGTGTTTGGGGTGGACCCAAACGTGTTTACGCAACCATTAAGTTTTTCCTTTATACCTTTCTGGGTTCGGTATTTATGTTGGTTGCGTTTTTGTACATGTATTTTCAAAGTGGAAGCTTCTCGATCCTCGACTTCCATAGTATGCCGATTGGTATGACCGCTCAGATTTTGATCTTCCTTGCGTTTTTGATCGCTTTTGCGGTAAAAATTCCTATGTTTCCTGTACATACTTGGTTACCTGATGCGCACGTTGAAGCACCAACGGCAGGTTCGGTTGTTCTGGCTGCGATTATGTTAAAAATGGGTGGCTATGGTTTTGTTCGTTTTAGTTTACCTATTACACCTGATGCAGCGATGACGCTTGATTTGTTAGTGATTGTATTGTCGTTAATTGCTATCGTATATATAGGTTTTATTGCGTTAATTCAATCGGACATGAAAAAGCTGGTAGCTTATTCTTCTATTGCACACATGGGATTTGTAACTTTAGGTATGTTCGTCGTCTATGCGATCGTACGTGAAACGGGTTCTGTAGAGGGTGCAGCACTTGGTATGGAAGGTGCGATGGTTCAAATGATTTCGCATGGTTTTATTTCTGGTGCGATGTTCTTAGCAATCGGAGTGCTATATGACCGAATGCATACTCGAGAGATTGGCGCTTATGGTGGTGTCGTAAATACCATGCCTTGGTTCGGTTTTTTTGCTGTGTTGTTTGCAATGGCAAATGCAGGTTTGCCAGGTACATCAGGTTTTGTTGGCGAGTTTATGGTTATTTTAAGTGCGTTTAAAGCCAATGTTTGGTGGGGTATTTTAGCTGCAACCACATTGATTGTTGGAGCCGCCTATACTTTATGGATGATTAAACGTGTATTCTTCGGGCAGGTTGCAAATGACAATGTTGCTAAGTTGCAAGATCTCAATCGTCGTGAGTTCATCATTATGTCGATACTAGCATTTGTTATTGTATTGTTGGGTGTGTGGCCAAACCCGTTATTAGAAGTAATGCATGCATCAGTGGATAATCTATTGATTCAAGCTACAACATCAAAACTATACTAA
- the nuoK gene encoding NADH-quinone oxidoreductase subunit NuoK, whose amino-acid sequence MVALSDYLIFSAILFTLSMAGIFLNRKNVIILLMSIELMLLAVNTNLVAFSYFLNDISGQIFVFFILTVAAAEAAIGLAIIVLVFRNRKSINVDDLGSLKG is encoded by the coding sequence ATGGTTGCACTGTCGGATTATTTAATTTTTAGTGCGATACTCTTCACTCTGAGTATGGCGGGTATTTTCTTAAATCGTAAGAATGTGATTATTTTACTGATGTCTATAGAGTTAATGTTATTGGCTGTAAATACAAATCTAGTAGCTTTTTCATACTTCTTGAATGATATTTCTGGTCAGATTTTTGTTTTCTTTATCTTGACCGTTGCTGCGGCTGAGGCAGCGATTGGCTTGGCCATTATTGTTCTCGTATTCCGAAATCGTAAGAGCATCAATGTTGATGATCTTGGTTCATTGAAGGGGTAG